The genomic interval CAGGCATCGGGGGCCTGCGGCTTTTTGAAGAGCAGACGGCCCGGTATCTGCGTGAAGGACCGCAACGCCTGTCACCTTTCTTCGTGCCCATGATGATCTCAAATATGGCGGCCGGACTGATTGCGATCGAACATGATCTGCGGGGGCCGAACTATTCCGTGGTCTCGGCCTGTGCGACGGGCAACCATGCCCTGATTGATGCCACCATGCTCCTGCGGCACGGCCATGCCGACATCGTGCTGTGCGGCGGCAGCGAAGCTCCCATCACGCCACTGGGTATCGGTGGCTTCAATGCCATGCGCGCCCTCTCGACACGCAACGAGGATCCCAAGACGGCCAGCCGGCCGTTCGACAAAAACCGGGACGGCTTCGTAGTAGGTGAAGGTGCCGGTGCCCTGGTATTGGAGACGCTGGAGCATGCCCTGGCGCGGGGCGCCCGCATCTATGCCGAGTTGATCGGCTTTGGGATGTCGGACGATGCCTATCATTTTGCGGCGCCAGAGCCAACCGGTCGCGGTGCCTGTCAATCCATGCAGCATGCCCTCGAAGATGCCGGCATTACTCCAGAAGAGGTGGACTATATCAACATGCACGCTACCTCAACACCGGTAGGCGATCCCATTGAGTCGGAGGCGATTAAAGAGGTCTTTGGCGAACATGCCTATCGGCTGAGCTGCTCAGCTACCAAGAGTATGACCGGCCATCTGCTGGGCGCCGCCGGTGCCATCGAGGCGATAGCCACCGTGCTGGCTATCTGGCATCAGACCGTGCCCCCTACCATCAACGTCGAGGAGCTGGATCCAACCTGCGATCTGGACTATACGTTGCACAAGCCTCGCCCGCGAACAATTCGCGTAGCGCTTTCCAACGGCTTCGGCTTTGGAGGCCACAACGCAACCGTAGCCTTCCGACGTTATGAAACGTGAAACGTCTCAGCGTGAGGGGGCTTCCTCACTGCGTATCGTTTTCATGGGCACTCCGGAGTT from Rhodothermus sp. carries:
- the fabF gene encoding beta-ketoacyl-ACP synthase II, whose amino-acid sequence is MKPTHTVTPRRVVVTGLGAITPIGLSPQAFWEAMMRGESGAGSITRFDASCFDTRFACELKGFDPLNYMDRKLARRLDPYAQYALAAARQALSDAGIDTSTLSDKARERFGVVFGSGIGGLRLFEEQTARYLREGPQRLSPFFVPMMISNMAAGLIAIEHDLRGPNYSVVSACATGNHALIDATMLLRHGHADIVLCGGSEAPITPLGIGGFNAMRALSTRNEDPKTASRPFDKNRDGFVVGEGAGALVLETLEHALARGARIYAELIGFGMSDDAYHFAAPEPTGRGACQSMQHALEDAGITPEEVDYINMHATSTPVGDPIESEAIKEVFGEHAYRLSCSATKSMTGHLLGAAGAIEAIATVLAIWHQTVPPTINVEELDPTCDLDYTLHKPRPRTIRVALSNGFGFGGHNATVAFRRYET